The Anas platyrhynchos isolate ZD024472 breed Pekin duck chromosome Z, IASCAAS_PekinDuck_T2T, whole genome shotgun sequence genome includes a window with the following:
- the DIRAS2 gene encoding GTP-binding protein Di-Ras2 has protein sequence MPEQSNDYRVVVFGAGGVGKSSLVLRFVKGTFRESYIPTIEDTYRQVISCDKSICTLQITDTTGSHQFPAMQRLSISKGHAFILVYSITSRQSLEELKPIYEQICQIKGDVESIPIMLVGNKNDENQNREVDSSEGEAMAKKWKCAFMETSAKLNHNVKELFQELLNLEKRRTVSLQIDGKKSKQQKRKEKLKGKCVVM, from the coding sequence ATGCCAGAGCAAAGCAATGATTACAGGGTTGTTGTGTTTGGGGCAGGAGGAGTTGGCAAAAGTTCTCTGGTCTTGAGATTTGTGAAAGGTACTTTCAGAGAGAGCTACATTCCTACCATAGAAGATACCTATCGGCAGGTGATCAGCTGTGATAAAAGCATATGCACTTTGCAGATAACTGACACTACTGGAAGCCATCAATTTCCAGCCATGCAACGTCTTTCTATTTCTAAGGGACACGCTTTCATTTTGGTTTACTCTATCACCAGCCGACAGTCCTTGGAGGAACTCAAACCAATCTATGAACAAATATGTCAGATTAAGGGAGATGTAGAAAGCATTCCTATAATGCTGGTTGGGAACAAAAACGACGAGAATCAAAATCGAGAAGTGGACAGCAGTGAAGGAGAAGCCATGGCCAAGAAGTGGAAGTGTGCCTTCATGGAGACCTCTGCCAAGCTTAACCACAACGTGAAGGAGTTATTCCAAGAGCTGTTAAACCTGGAGAAACGCAGGACTGTGAGTTTACAAATTGATGGCAAAAAAAGTaagcaacagaaaaggaaagagaagctgaAAGGCAAATGTGTGGTCATGTGA